From Mus musculus strain C57BL/6J chromosome 17, GRCm38.p6 C57BL/6J, the proteins below share one genomic window:
- the C4b gene encoding complement C4-B isoform X2, whose product MRLLWGLAWVFSFCASSLQKPRLLLFSPSVVNLGTPLSVGVQLLDAPPGQEVKGSVFLRNPKGGSCSPKKDFKLSSGDDFVLLSLEVPLEDVRSCGLFDLRRAPHIQLVAQSPWLRNTAFKATETQGVNLLFSSRRGHIFVQTDQPIYNPGQRVRYRVFALDQKMRPSTDFLTITVENSHGLRVLKKEIFTSTSIFQDAFTIPDISEPGTWKISARFSDGLESNRSTHFEVKKYVLPNFEVKITPWKPYILMVPSNSDEIQLDIQARYIYGKPVQGVAYTRFALMDEQGKRTFLRGLETQAKLVEGRTHISISKDQFQAALDKINIGVRDLEGLRLYAATAVIESPGGEMEEAELTSWRFVSSAFSLDLSRTKRHLVPGAHFLLQALVQEMSGSEASNVPVKVSATLVSGSDSQVLDIQQSTNGIGQVSISFPIPPTVTELRLLVSAGSLYPAIARLTVQAPPSRGTGFLSIEPLDPRSPSVGDTFILNLQPVGIPAPTFSHYYYMIISRGQIMAMGREPRKTVTSVSVLVDHQLAPSFYFVAYFYHQGHPVANSLLINIQSRDCEGKLQLKVDGAKEYRNADMMKLRIQTDSKALVALGAVDMALYAVGGRSHKPLDMSKVFEVINSYNVGCGPGGGDDALQVFQDAGLAFSDGDRLTQTREDLSCPKEKKSRQKRNVNFQKAVSEKLGQYSSPDAKRCCQDGMTKLPMKRTCEQRAARVPQQACREPFLSCCKFAEDLRRNQTRSQAHLARNNHNMLQEEDLIDEDDILVRTSFPENWLWRVEPVDSSKLLTVWLPDSMTTWEIHGVSLSKSKGLCVAKPTRVRVFRKFHLHLRLPISIRRFEQFELRPVLYNYLNDDVAVSVHVTPVEGLCLAGGGMMAQQVTVPAGSARPVAFSVVPTAAANVPLKVVARGVFDLGDAVSKILQIEKEGAIHREELVYNLDPLNNLGRTLEIPGSSDPNIVPDGDFSSLVRVTASEPLETMGSEGALSPGGVASLLRLPQGCAEQTMIYLAPTLTASNYLDRTEQWSKLSPETKDHAVDLIQKGYMRIQQFRKNDGSFGAWLHRDSSTWLTAFVLKILSLAQEQVGNSPEKLQETASWLLAQQLGDGSFHDPCPVIHRAMQGGLVGSDETVALTAFVVIALHHGLDVFQDDDAKQLKNRVEASITKANSFLGQKASAGLLGAHAAAITAYALTLTKASEDLRNVAHNSLMAMAEETGEHLYWGLVLGSQDKVVLRPTAPRSPTEPVPQAPALWIETTAYALLHLLLREGKGKMADKAASWLTHQGSFHGAFRSTQDTVVTLDALSAYWIASHTTEEKALNVTLSSMGRNGLKTHGLHLNNHQVKGLEEELKILRTYNVLDMKNTTCQDLQIEVKVTGAVEYAWDANEDYEDYYDMPAADDPSVPLQPVTPLQLFEGRRSRRRREAPKVVEEQESRVQYTVCIWRNGKLGLSGMAIADITLLSGFHALRADLEKLTSLSDRYVSHFETDGPHVLLYFDSVPTTRECVGFGASQEVVVGLVQPSSAVLYDYYSPDHKCSVFYAAPTKSQLLATLCSGDVCQCAEGKCPRLLRSLERRVEDKDGYRMRFACYYPRVEYGFTVKVLREDGRAAFRLFESKITQVLHFRKDTMASIGQTRNFLSRASCRLRLEPNKEYLIMGMDGETSDNKGDPQYLLDSNTWIEEMPSEQMCKSTRHRAACFQLKDFLMEFSSRGCQVRQSATHPGFSGLSLGPESSA is encoded by the exons ATGCGGCTCCTCTGGGGGCTGGCCTGGGTGTTCAGCTTCTGTGCCTCATCCCTGCAGAAGCCCAG GTTGCTCCTGTTTTCCCCTTCTGTGGTTAATTTGGGGACCCCCCTGTCGGTGGGGGTACAGCTCCTGGATGCCCCTCCAGGACAGGAGGTAAAAGGATCAGTGTTCCTCAGAAACCCAAAGGGTGGTTCCTGCTCCCCAAAGAAGGACTTTAAGCTGAGCTCGGGAGATGACTTTGTGCTGCTCAGCCTTGAG GTCCCACTGGAAGATGTGAGGAGCTGTGGCCTCTTTGACCTGCGCAGAGCCCCCCACATCCAGCTGGTAGCTCAGTCTCCGTGGCTAAGGAACACAGCTTTCAAAGCCACAGAGACTCAGGGTGTCAACTTGCTCTTCTCTTCCCGACGAGGCCACATCTTTGTGCAGACCGATCAGCCTATCTATAATCCGGGGCAGCGGG TTCGTTATCGGGTCTTTGCACTGGATCAAAAGATGCGCCCATCCACTGATTTCCTCACCATCACAGTGGAG AACTCCCATGGCCTCCGTGTACTCAAGAAGGAGATATTTACTTCCACATCCATCTTCCAAGATGCCTTCACCATTCCAGACATCTCAGA GCCTGGGACCTGGAAGATCTCAGCTAGGTTCTCAGATGGACTGGAGTCCAATAGGAGCACCCACTTTGAAGTGAAGAAGTATG TCCTTCCCAACTTCGAGGTGAAGATTACTCCTTGGAAGCCATATATCCTGATGGTGCCCAGCAACAGTGATGAAATCCAATTAGACATCCAGGCCAG GTACATCTATGGGAAGCCCGTGCAGGGCGTGGCATACACACGGTTTGCGCTCATGGATGAGCAAGGGAAGAGGACTTTCCTTCGGGGCCTAGAGACGCAGGCCAAG tTGGTGGAAGGCCGGACCCACATTTCCATCTCAAAGGACCAGTTCCAGGCTGCCCTGGATAAAATCAATATTGGGGTCAGAGACCTGGAGGGGCTGCGTCTCTATGCTGCTACAGCTGTCATCGAGTCTCCAG gaggagagatggaggaggcagAACTCACGTCCTGGCGCTTTGTATCATCTGCCTTCTCCTTGGATCTCAGCCGCACTAAGAGGCATCTTGTGCCTGGGGCCCACTTCCTGCTGCAG GCTCTGGTCCAAGAAATGTCAGGCTCTGAAGCCTCCAACGTTCCTGTTAAAGTCTCTGCCACATTGGTGTCAGGCTCTGACTCCCAAGTCCTTGACATTCAACAGAGCACCAATGGAATTGGCCAAGTCAGCATTTCCTTCCCCATCCCACCAACTGTCACAGAACTTCGACTCTTG GTGTCTGCGGGCTCCCTCTACCCAGCCATAGCCAGGCTCACCGTGCAAGCCCCACCTTCAAGAGGCACTGGCTTTCTTTCTATTGAGCCACTAGACCCTCGGTCCCCTAGTGTGGGGGACACCTTTATCCTAAACCTTCAACCTGTGGGCATCCCTGCACCTACCTTCTCTCATTACTACTACATG ATCATCTCCAGAGGCCAGATCATGGCTATGGGTCGGGAGCCCCGGAAGACTGTGACCTCCGTCTCTGTGTTGGTGGACCATCAGCTGGCTCCCTCGTTCTACTTTGTGGCTTACTTCTATCACCAAGGACACCCGGTGGCCAACTCTCTGCTCATCAACATCCAATCCAGGGACTGTGAGGGCAAG CTGCAATTGAAGGTGGATGGTGCCAAGGAGTATCGTAATGCGGACATGATGAAGCTCCGAATTCAAACTGACTCCAAAGCCCTGGTGGCACTGGGAGCTGTGGACATGGCTCTGTATGCTGTGGGTGGTCGGTCTCACAAACCCCTCGACATGAGCAAG GTCTTTGAAGTAATCAACAGCTACAATGTTGGCTGTGGTCCTGGAGGTggggatgatgcccttcaggtgtTCCAGGATGCTGGTCTGGCCTTTTCTGATGGTGATCGACTAACTCAAACCAGAGAGG ACCTGAGCTGTCCCAAGGAGAAGAAAAGTCGGCAAAAGAGAAATGTTAACTTCCAGAAGGCTGTCAGTGAGAAGT TGGGCCAGTATTCTTCTCCAGATGCCAAGCGCTGCTGCCAAGACGGGATGACGAAGCTGCCCATGAAGCGTACCTGTGAGCAGCGGGCTGCCCGTGTGCCTCAGCAGGCCTGCCGTGAGCCCTTCTTGTCCTGTTGCAAGTTTGCTGAGGACCTTCGCAGGAACCAGACCAGGAGCCAGGCACACCTTGCCCGAA ACAACCACAACATGCTGCAGGAGGAAGACTTGATAGATGAAGACGACATTCTTGTGCGCACCTCCTTCCCAGAGAACTGGCTCTGGAGAGTGGAACCTGTAGACAGCTCCAAACT GTTGACAGTGTGGCTTCCTGATTCTATGACCACATGGGAGATTCATGGTGTGAGCCTGTCCAAAAGCAAAG GTCTGTGTGTAGCCAAGCCAACTCGTGTTCGAGTGTTCAGAAAATTCCACCTGCACCTGCGCCTGCCCATCTCCATCCGCCGCTTTGAGCAGTTTGAATTACGGCCTGTTCTTTACAACTATCTGAATGATGATGTGGCT GTGAGTGTCCATGTGACCCCAGTTGAGGGGCTGTGCCTGGCTGGTGGTGGAATGATGGCCCAGCAGGTGACAGTGCCAGCAGGTTCTGCCCGGCCTGTGGCCTTCTCTGTGGTACCCACAGCTGCTGCCAACGTGCCCCTGAAGGTGGTGGCTCGAGGGGTTTTTGATTTAGGGGATGCTGTGTCTAAGATTCTCCAAATTGAG aaggaaggagccATCCACAGAGAAGAGTTAGTCTACAACCTCGACCCCCTAA ATAACCTGGGTCGGACTTTGGAGATTCCTGGCAGCTCGGATCCCAACATCGTCCCTGACGGAGACTTCAGCAGCTTAGTCAGGGTTACAG CCTCGGAACCCTTGGAGACTATGGGTTCTGAAGGTGCCTTGTccccaggaggtgtggcctccctCCTGAGGCTTCCCCAGGGCTGTGCAGAGCAAACCATGATCTATTTGGCTCCTACCCTGACTGCTTCCAACTACCTGGACAGGACAGAACAGTGGAGCAAACTGTCCCCTGAAACAAAGGACCATGCTGTGGATCTGATCCAAAAAG GATACATGAGGATCCAGCAGTTTCGGAAGAATGATGGCTCCTTTGGGGCTTGGTTACACCGGGACAGCAGCACCTG GCTGACTGCCTTCGTGCTGAAGATTCTGAGTTTGGCCCAGGAACAGGTGGGCAACTCCCCGGAGAAGCTGCAGGAGACGGCTAGCTGGCTGCTGGCCCAGCAGCTGGGTGATGGCTCCTTCCACGACCCATGTCCAGTCATCCACAGAGCAATGCAG GGGGGCTTGGTGGGGTCTGACGAGACAGTGGCACTGACCGCCTTTGTGGTCATTGCCCTTCACCATGGGTTGGACGTCTTCCAGGATGACGATGCGAAGCAGCTGAAGAACAGAGTG GAAGCCTCCATCACCAAGGCAAACTCATTCTTGGGGCAGAAGGCAAGTGCTGGGCTCCTGGGTGCCCATGCCGCCGCCATCACAGCCTATGCCCTTACGCTGACCAAGGCCTCGGAGGACCTGCGGAATGTTGCCCACAACAGCCTGATGGCCATGGCTGAGGAAACAGGGG AACACCTCTACTGGGGCTTAGTCCTTGGCTCTCAGGACAAAGTTGTGTTGCGCCCCACAGCCCCCCGTAGCCCTACAGAACCTGTGCCCCAGGCCCCAGCCTTGTGGATCGAAACCACAGCCTATGCCCTGCTCCACCTGCTTCTgcgggagggaaagggaaaaatggcTGACAAGGCTGCATCCTGGCTCACCCACCAGGGAAGCTTCCATGGGGCATTCCGCAGTACCCAG GACACTGTGGTCACCCTGGATGCCCTGTCTGCCTACTGGATCGCTTCGCACACCACTGAGGAGAAAGCACTGAACGTGACGCTCAGCTCCATGGGCCGCAATGGGCTTAAGACCCACGGGCTACACTTGAACAACCACCAAGTCAAGGGCCTGGAGGAGGAGCTAAAG ATCCTTCGTACCTACAATGTCCTGGACATGAAGAACACCACATGCCAGGACCTTCAGATAGAAGTGAAGGTCACAGGCGCTGTGGAATACGCAT GGGATGCCAATGAAGACTACGAAGACTACTATGACATGCCAGCCGCAGATGACCCCAGCGTCCCCTTGCAGCCTGTCACGCCCCTGCAGCTTTTTGAGGGTCGTAGGAGCCGCCGCAGGAGGGAGGCCCCCAAGGTGGTCGAAGAGCAGGAGTCCAGAGTTCAGTACACTGTGTGTATCTG GCGAAATGGCAAGCTGGGGCTGTCTGGCATGGCCATCGCAGACATCACCCTCCTAAGTGGATTCCACGCCCTGAGGGCTGACCTGGAGAAG CTGACCTCTCTCTCTGACCGTTACGTGAGTCACTTTGAGACTGACGGGCCCCATGTCCTGTTGTACTTTGACTCG GTCCCTACCACCCGGGAGTGTGTGGGCTTCGGAGCCTCGCAGGAGGTGGTTGTGGGACTGGTGCAGCCATCCAGTGCTGTCCTGTATGACTACTACAGCCCTG ATCACAAGTGCTCTGTGTTTTATGCTGCACCCACCAAGAGCCAGCTCCTGGCCACACTGTGCTCTGGAGATGTATGCCAGTGCGCTGAGG GGAAGTGCCCTCGACTGCTAAGGTCACTGGAGCGAAGGGTGGAGGACAAGGACGGCTACCGGATGAGGTTCGCCTGCTATTATCCCCGAGTGGAGTATG GCTTCACGGTTAAGGTTCTTCGAGAAGATGGCAGAGCTGCCTTCCGTCTCTTTGAGTCCAAGATCACCCAAGTCCTGCATTTCA GAAAGGACACCATGGCCTCCATAGGTCAGACCCGCAACTTCCTGAGCCGGGCCTCTTGCCGCCTTCGTTTGGAGCCTAACAAAGAGTACTTGATCATGGGGATGGACGGGGAAACCAGTGACAACAAGGGAGA CCCCCAGTACTTGCTGGACTCAAATACCTGGATTGAGGAGATGCCTTCAGAACAAATGTGCAAGAGCACCCGCCATCGGGCAGCCTGTTTCCAGCTCAAAGACTTCCTGATGGAGTTCAGCAGCCGGGGGTGCCAG gtGCGGCAGTCTGCCACCCACCCAGGATTTTCAGGCCTGAGCCTTGGACCAGAAAGCTCTGCCTGA
- the C4b gene encoding complement C4-B isoform X1, which translates to MRLLWGLAWVFSFCASSLQKPRLLLFSPSVVNLGTPLSVGVQLLDAPPGQEVKGSVFLRNPKGGSCSPKKDFKLSSGDDFVLLSLEVPLEDVRSCGLFDLRRAPHIQLVAQSPWLRNTAFKATETQGVNLLFSSRRGHIFVQTDQPIYNPGQRVRYRVFALDQKMRPSTDFLTITVENSHGLRVLKKEIFTSTSIFQDAFTIPDISEPGTWKISARFSDGLESNRSTHFEVKKYVLPNFEVKITPWKPYILMVPSNSDEIQLDIQARYIYGKPVQGVAYTRFALMDEQGKRTFLRGLETQAKLVEGRTHISISKDQFQAALDKINIGVRDLEGLRLYAATAVIESPGGEMEEAELTSWRFVSSAFSLDLSRTKRHLVPGAHFLLQALVQEMSGSEASNVPVKVSATLVSGSDSQVLDIQQSTNGIGQVSISFPIPPTVTELRLLVSAGSLYPAIARLTVQAPPSRGTGFLSIEPLDPRSPSVGDTFILNLQPVGIPAPTFSHYYYMIISRGQIMAMGREPRKTVTSVSVLVDHQLAPSFYFVAYFYHQGHPVANSLLINIQSRDCEGKLQLKVDGAKEYRNADMMKLRIQTDSKALVALGAVDMALYAVGGRSHKPLDMSKVFEVINSYNVGCGPGGGDDALQVFQDAGLAFSDGDRLTQTREDLSCPKEKKSRQKRNVNFQKAVSEKLGQYSSPDAKRCCQDGMTKLPMKRTCEQRAARVPQQACREPFLSCCKFAEDLRRNQTRSQAHLARNNHNMLQEEDLIDEDDILVRTSFPENWLWRVEPVDSSKLLTVWLPDSMTTWEIHGVSLSKSKGLCVAKPTRVRVFRKFHLHLRLPISIRRFEQFELRPVLYNYLNDDVAVSVHVTPVEGLCLAGGGMMAQQVTVPAGSARPVAFSVVPTAAANVPLKVVARGVFDLGDAVSKILQIEKEGAIHREELVYNLDPLNNLGRTLEIPGSSDPNIVPDGDFSSLVRVTASEPLETMGSEGALSPGGVASLLRLPQGCAEQTMIYLAPTLTASNYLDRTEQWSKLSPETKDHAVDLIQKGYMRIQQFRKNDGSFGAWLHRDSSTWLTAFVLKILSLAQEQVGNSPEKLQETASWLLAQQLGDGSFHDPCPVIHRAMQGGLVGSDETVALTAFVVIALHHGLDVFQDDDAKQLKNRVEASITKANSFLGQKASAGLLGAHAAAITAYALTLTKASEDLRNVAHNSLMAMAEETGEHLYWGLVLGSQDKVVLRPTAPRSPTEPVPQAPALWIETTAYALLHLLLREGKGKMADKAASWLTHQGSFHGAFRSTQDTVVTLDALSAYWIASHTTEEKALNVTLSSMGRNGLKTHGLHLNNHQVKGLEEELKFSLGSTISVKVEGNSKGTLKILRTYNVLDMKNTTCQDLQIEVKVTGAVEYAWDANEDYEDYYDMPAADDPSVPLQPVTPLQLFEGRRSRRRREAPKVVEEQESRVQYTVCIWRNGKLGLSGMAIADITLLSGFHALRADLEKLTSLSDRYVSHFETDGPHVLLYFDSVPTTRECVGFGASQEVVVGLVQPSSAVLYDYYSPDHKCSVFYAAPTKSQLLATLCSGDVCQCAEGKCPRLLRSLERRVEDKDGYRMRFACYYPRVEYGFTVKVLREDGRAAFRLFESKITQVLHFRKDTMASIGQTRNFLSRASCRLRLEPNKEYLIMGMDGETSDNKGDPQYLLDSNTWIEEMPSEQMCKSTRHRAACFQLKDFLMEFSSRGCQVRQSATHPGFSGLSLGPESSA; encoded by the exons ATGCGGCTCCTCTGGGGGCTGGCCTGGGTGTTCAGCTTCTGTGCCTCATCCCTGCAGAAGCCCAG GTTGCTCCTGTTTTCCCCTTCTGTGGTTAATTTGGGGACCCCCCTGTCGGTGGGGGTACAGCTCCTGGATGCCCCTCCAGGACAGGAGGTAAAAGGATCAGTGTTCCTCAGAAACCCAAAGGGTGGTTCCTGCTCCCCAAAGAAGGACTTTAAGCTGAGCTCGGGAGATGACTTTGTGCTGCTCAGCCTTGAG GTCCCACTGGAAGATGTGAGGAGCTGTGGCCTCTTTGACCTGCGCAGAGCCCCCCACATCCAGCTGGTAGCTCAGTCTCCGTGGCTAAGGAACACAGCTTTCAAAGCCACAGAGACTCAGGGTGTCAACTTGCTCTTCTCTTCCCGACGAGGCCACATCTTTGTGCAGACCGATCAGCCTATCTATAATCCGGGGCAGCGGG TTCGTTATCGGGTCTTTGCACTGGATCAAAAGATGCGCCCATCCACTGATTTCCTCACCATCACAGTGGAG AACTCCCATGGCCTCCGTGTACTCAAGAAGGAGATATTTACTTCCACATCCATCTTCCAAGATGCCTTCACCATTCCAGACATCTCAGA GCCTGGGACCTGGAAGATCTCAGCTAGGTTCTCAGATGGACTGGAGTCCAATAGGAGCACCCACTTTGAAGTGAAGAAGTATG TCCTTCCCAACTTCGAGGTGAAGATTACTCCTTGGAAGCCATATATCCTGATGGTGCCCAGCAACAGTGATGAAATCCAATTAGACATCCAGGCCAG GTACATCTATGGGAAGCCCGTGCAGGGCGTGGCATACACACGGTTTGCGCTCATGGATGAGCAAGGGAAGAGGACTTTCCTTCGGGGCCTAGAGACGCAGGCCAAG tTGGTGGAAGGCCGGACCCACATTTCCATCTCAAAGGACCAGTTCCAGGCTGCCCTGGATAAAATCAATATTGGGGTCAGAGACCTGGAGGGGCTGCGTCTCTATGCTGCTACAGCTGTCATCGAGTCTCCAG gaggagagatggaggaggcagAACTCACGTCCTGGCGCTTTGTATCATCTGCCTTCTCCTTGGATCTCAGCCGCACTAAGAGGCATCTTGTGCCTGGGGCCCACTTCCTGCTGCAG GCTCTGGTCCAAGAAATGTCAGGCTCTGAAGCCTCCAACGTTCCTGTTAAAGTCTCTGCCACATTGGTGTCAGGCTCTGACTCCCAAGTCCTTGACATTCAACAGAGCACCAATGGAATTGGCCAAGTCAGCATTTCCTTCCCCATCCCACCAACTGTCACAGAACTTCGACTCTTG GTGTCTGCGGGCTCCCTCTACCCAGCCATAGCCAGGCTCACCGTGCAAGCCCCACCTTCAAGAGGCACTGGCTTTCTTTCTATTGAGCCACTAGACCCTCGGTCCCCTAGTGTGGGGGACACCTTTATCCTAAACCTTCAACCTGTGGGCATCCCTGCACCTACCTTCTCTCATTACTACTACATG ATCATCTCCAGAGGCCAGATCATGGCTATGGGTCGGGAGCCCCGGAAGACTGTGACCTCCGTCTCTGTGTTGGTGGACCATCAGCTGGCTCCCTCGTTCTACTTTGTGGCTTACTTCTATCACCAAGGACACCCGGTGGCCAACTCTCTGCTCATCAACATCCAATCCAGGGACTGTGAGGGCAAG CTGCAATTGAAGGTGGATGGTGCCAAGGAGTATCGTAATGCGGACATGATGAAGCTCCGAATTCAAACTGACTCCAAAGCCCTGGTGGCACTGGGAGCTGTGGACATGGCTCTGTATGCTGTGGGTGGTCGGTCTCACAAACCCCTCGACATGAGCAAG GTCTTTGAAGTAATCAACAGCTACAATGTTGGCTGTGGTCCTGGAGGTggggatgatgcccttcaggtgtTCCAGGATGCTGGTCTGGCCTTTTCTGATGGTGATCGACTAACTCAAACCAGAGAGG ACCTGAGCTGTCCCAAGGAGAAGAAAAGTCGGCAAAAGAGAAATGTTAACTTCCAGAAGGCTGTCAGTGAGAAGT TGGGCCAGTATTCTTCTCCAGATGCCAAGCGCTGCTGCCAAGACGGGATGACGAAGCTGCCCATGAAGCGTACCTGTGAGCAGCGGGCTGCCCGTGTGCCTCAGCAGGCCTGCCGTGAGCCCTTCTTGTCCTGTTGCAAGTTTGCTGAGGACCTTCGCAGGAACCAGACCAGGAGCCAGGCACACCTTGCCCGAA ACAACCACAACATGCTGCAGGAGGAAGACTTGATAGATGAAGACGACATTCTTGTGCGCACCTCCTTCCCAGAGAACTGGCTCTGGAGAGTGGAACCTGTAGACAGCTCCAAACT GTTGACAGTGTGGCTTCCTGATTCTATGACCACATGGGAGATTCATGGTGTGAGCCTGTCCAAAAGCAAAG GTCTGTGTGTAGCCAAGCCAACTCGTGTTCGAGTGTTCAGAAAATTCCACCTGCACCTGCGCCTGCCCATCTCCATCCGCCGCTTTGAGCAGTTTGAATTACGGCCTGTTCTTTACAACTATCTGAATGATGATGTGGCT GTGAGTGTCCATGTGACCCCAGTTGAGGGGCTGTGCCTGGCTGGTGGTGGAATGATGGCCCAGCAGGTGACAGTGCCAGCAGGTTCTGCCCGGCCTGTGGCCTTCTCTGTGGTACCCACAGCTGCTGCCAACGTGCCCCTGAAGGTGGTGGCTCGAGGGGTTTTTGATTTAGGGGATGCTGTGTCTAAGATTCTCCAAATTGAG aaggaaggagccATCCACAGAGAAGAGTTAGTCTACAACCTCGACCCCCTAA ATAACCTGGGTCGGACTTTGGAGATTCCTGGCAGCTCGGATCCCAACATCGTCCCTGACGGAGACTTCAGCAGCTTAGTCAGGGTTACAG CCTCGGAACCCTTGGAGACTATGGGTTCTGAAGGTGCCTTGTccccaggaggtgtggcctccctCCTGAGGCTTCCCCAGGGCTGTGCAGAGCAAACCATGATCTATTTGGCTCCTACCCTGACTGCTTCCAACTACCTGGACAGGACAGAACAGTGGAGCAAACTGTCCCCTGAAACAAAGGACCATGCTGTGGATCTGATCCAAAAAG GATACATGAGGATCCAGCAGTTTCGGAAGAATGATGGCTCCTTTGGGGCTTGGTTACACCGGGACAGCAGCACCTG GCTGACTGCCTTCGTGCTGAAGATTCTGAGTTTGGCCCAGGAACAGGTGGGCAACTCCCCGGAGAAGCTGCAGGAGACGGCTAGCTGGCTGCTGGCCCAGCAGCTGGGTGATGGCTCCTTCCACGACCCATGTCCAGTCATCCACAGAGCAATGCAG GGGGGCTTGGTGGGGTCTGACGAGACAGTGGCACTGACCGCCTTTGTGGTCATTGCCCTTCACCATGGGTTGGACGTCTTCCAGGATGACGATGCGAAGCAGCTGAAGAACAGAGTG GAAGCCTCCATCACCAAGGCAAACTCATTCTTGGGGCAGAAGGCAAGTGCTGGGCTCCTGGGTGCCCATGCCGCCGCCATCACAGCCTATGCCCTTACGCTGACCAAGGCCTCGGAGGACCTGCGGAATGTTGCCCACAACAGCCTGATGGCCATGGCTGAGGAAACAGGGG AACACCTCTACTGGGGCTTAGTCCTTGGCTCTCAGGACAAAGTTGTGTTGCGCCCCACAGCCCCCCGTAGCCCTACAGAACCTGTGCCCCAGGCCCCAGCCTTGTGGATCGAAACCACAGCCTATGCCCTGCTCCACCTGCTTCTgcgggagggaaagggaaaaatggcTGACAAGGCTGCATCCTGGCTCACCCACCAGGGAAGCTTCCATGGGGCATTCCGCAGTACCCAG GACACTGTGGTCACCCTGGATGCCCTGTCTGCCTACTGGATCGCTTCGCACACCACTGAGGAGAAAGCACTGAACGTGACGCTCAGCTCCATGGGCCGCAATGGGCTTAAGACCCACGGGCTACACTTGAACAACCACCAAGTCAAGGGCCTGGAGGAGGAGCTAAAG TTCTCCCTGGGCAGCACAATCAGTGTCAAGGTGGAAGGAAACAGCAAAGGCACCTTGAAG ATCCTTCGTACCTACAATGTCCTGGACATGAAGAACACCACATGCCAGGACCTTCAGATAGAAGTGAAGGTCACAGGCGCTGTGGAATACGCAT GGGATGCCAATGAAGACTACGAAGACTACTATGACATGCCAGCCGCAGATGACCCCAGCGTCCCCTTGCAGCCTGTCACGCCCCTGCAGCTTTTTGAGGGTCGTAGGAGCCGCCGCAGGAGGGAGGCCCCCAAGGTGGTCGAAGAGCAGGAGTCCAGAGTTCAGTACACTGTGTGTATCTG GCGAAATGGCAAGCTGGGGCTGTCTGGCATGGCCATCGCAGACATCACCCTCCTAAGTGGATTCCACGCCCTGAGGGCTGACCTGGAGAAG CTGACCTCTCTCTCTGACCGTTACGTGAGTCACTTTGAGACTGACGGGCCCCATGTCCTGTTGTACTTTGACTCG GTCCCTACCACCCGGGAGTGTGTGGGCTTCGGAGCCTCGCAGGAGGTGGTTGTGGGACTGGTGCAGCCATCCAGTGCTGTCCTGTATGACTACTACAGCCCTG ATCACAAGTGCTCTGTGTTTTATGCTGCACCCACCAAGAGCCAGCTCCTGGCCACACTGTGCTCTGGAGATGTATGCCAGTGCGCTGAGG GGAAGTGCCCTCGACTGCTAAGGTCACTGGAGCGAAGGGTGGAGGACAAGGACGGCTACCGGATGAGGTTCGCCTGCTATTATCCCCGAGTGGAGTATG GCTTCACGGTTAAGGTTCTTCGAGAAGATGGCAGAGCTGCCTTCCGTCTCTTTGAGTCCAAGATCACCCAAGTCCTGCATTTCA GAAAGGACACCATGGCCTCCATAGGTCAGACCCGCAACTTCCTGAGCCGGGCCTCTTGCCGCCTTCGTTTGGAGCCTAACAAAGAGTACTTGATCATGGGGATGGACGGGGAAACCAGTGACAACAAGGGAGA CCCCCAGTACTTGCTGGACTCAAATACCTGGATTGAGGAGATGCCTTCAGAACAAATGTGCAAGAGCACCCGCCATCGGGCAGCCTGTTTCCAGCTCAAAGACTTCCTGATGGAGTTCAGCAGCCGGGGGTGCCAG gtGCGGCAGTCTGCCACCCACCCAGGATTTTCAGGCCTGAGCCTTGGACCAGAAAGCTCTGCCTGA